In Deltaproteobacteria bacterium GWC2_55_46, a single window of DNA contains:
- a CDS encoding ABC transporter ATP-binding protein, producing the protein MELIRTKGLKKVYGDGGKKVEVLRGIDVSIEKGATLAVVGASGAGKSTFLNILGALDRPSSGEIYFSGEPVFRYDDKKLAAFRNRSVGFIFQFHHLLPEFTALENVMLPSLIGGTDFNDARERARRLLVEVGLEGRLEHKPGELSGGEQQRTAVVRALMQSPEVLLADEPTGNLDTRTGEEVFDLILELNRTMGTTMVIVTHNEKLASRLGRRLKMADGFITEE; encoded by the coding sequence CCTAAGGGGCATAGACGTCTCCATCGAAAAAGGGGCCACCCTGGCGGTGGTTGGGGCTTCCGGCGCCGGGAAGTCCACTTTTCTCAATATCCTTGGCGCGCTCGACAGGCCGAGCTCCGGGGAGATATATTTTAGCGGCGAGCCGGTATTCAGGTATGACGATAAGAAGCTCGCCGCCTTCAGGAACAGGTCCGTGGGCTTCATATTCCAGTTCCACCACCTTCTGCCGGAGTTCACGGCGCTTGAAAACGTAATGCTCCCCTCCCTCATAGGCGGGACCGACTTTAACGACGCCCGCGAAAGGGCCCGCCGCCTCCTTGTCGAGGTGGGGCTTGAAGGCAGGCTGGAGCACAAACCGGGCGAGCTCTCCGGGGGAGAGCAGCAGCGTACCGCCGTGGTGAGGGCGCTCATGCAGTCGCCGGAGGTCTTGCTGGCGGACGAGCCCACAGGCAACCTCGACACCAGGACAGGCGAGGAGGTCTTCGACCTTATCCTTGAGCTTAACCGCACCATGGGCACTACCATGGTAATAGTGACGCACAATGAAAAGCTCGCCTCACGGCTCGGGAGGCGGCTTAAGATGGCGGACGGTTTTATCACGGAGGAATAA